Within the Miscanthus floridulus cultivar M001 chromosome 2, ASM1932011v1, whole genome shotgun sequence genome, the region CTCGATAAGAACTTGTGTGCCACCCTGCCTAAATTCTGCAACCGATGGGGAACTGTTCATCGTTTTCGTACAACAACCTGCGACGTCGACGCCGCGGCCGGATCTTTGGACAAAGCAGATTATTCCACAAGTATCGCTGCTGCAGGTCTCTTCCACACCTTCGCTACGGTTGGCGACCGGAGCTTATATAACAATAGCCATATGGAGAGTTTGCTCTAAGGACGCAAACCACTAGAAGTCTGTCTAACGTCTTTCCTTCTGCTCCGTTGTTGTTTGGGTTTATAATTACTTTCTTTGTGGTTCTGTACCTGCACTATGGGATCTCCCGAGATCACATAGTTGCGCTGTGTAAGCCGTTCTTTCGGCctctttcttcttaatgaaaaataCGTGAAGTCGTGGTCGCAAAAAAAAACCCCACTAGAAGTCTGGCTAGTTTTGCATATCCTTCTCCGTAATGAAACCTTGCACATGGGCGATATGGCCTAAGAAACGGGAAAACTTAGGTTAGCAGCTCCTGATTCTCGTGGGCATAACTTACAAGGCTAAGCAAAACAAAGGGCAAATTTTCTTTCAAACAACGCCAAGTCAAGTATGTGTGCGAATCGTTTGAGTTGGTGGTGAGTGTGTTTCATTCGCTGCGGCATCTTGGAGAAATTTGGCATGCATTATTCGTGTTGACTGATGATAAACACGCGGCATGCATTTCAGCATTTGTAGGTTTGTATTGACCGCATAGAACTTTCTAATATTGTACTGGTATAGTGCTCAGCTTCGTACTGGACGCCCAGTCCCCACAAGCAGCGTTCGGAGTGGCAGACAGAGCTAGCAGGAGAGGAGTACGTACAAAGAAACCCGACCGAACCGCTCCGCCGGCTGCTGATCGACCAGGACGGGACGGCCATCCAGAATCAGAGACCATACCGCCCGCTGGCCGAACATGTCCCGCGACGATTCGACCGTCCAGCCCCCGGTCCCCCTCGCTCTCGCGGCCGTCGTGGGCTTGCCGCTCTGGCGGCGAAAATTCGCCCGGGAGCGGGGTCGAAAGCGACCGGGGAACCCCAGACGTGGCAGCCGCAGCAGCGCGCGGCCAGCGAGCCTGGACGCGGACGCGGGATCCCCATCCGCAGGCTCGGACCACGTTTGGGGCCTTCGCTTCGCCCACGCCGCGCCGTCCGTCCACGAATCGGGCAGCCGCGCTCATGCTCCCGTGCCAGCATTCAGCAACCCAAGGTGCCCGCGCCAACCAAGCGAAGATGCGCGCGCGCTTCCCCCACGTCTCAACTGAATAGGCGTGACCGCTTTCATAGCGNNNNNNNNNNNNNNNNNNNNNNNNNNNNNNNNNNNNNNNNNNNNNNNNNNNNNNNNNNNNNNNNNNNNNNNNNNNNNNNNNNNNNNNNNNNNNNNNNNNNGTAGGAGTACTCGATTGAGGGAGAGCATCAGATTAAtgttccgttcgcttcgctgaataAACAATATGAAATACtattttaattaatttattataaaaaaaatattattacggttgaaaaaacaagctgaaaaatacgaattataagagaagctaACCGCCTCAAACTGTTGGAAACAGTGCgagagataaaaaaaaattgtGATGAGCCGATGACGCCTCTGCATAGCTGCCTGTATCTCAGTCAAGAAGAAGGGTCCCGGCGGCCCACGCCCACGCGCCGCCCATGATGCCACCTAACTTTTTGCTCTTGCAGCCCCGGCCCGGCAGCCTCCGTTGCCGCGTTGCGCCGTGCTGCAAACTGCAAATGGACTGCAAGCGAAAATGCGGAACAAAAGTAGCGGAGCGGGGGATCCATGCTCCAACAGGATATAGCCGTATACAGTGAGCACTCTATAGCCAGAGATTTCAGCATGAAGATAAACTTCTAAACAtgtcaaaagaaaagaaaagaaaaataacccTTGTTAGACTTGCATGCAATACGGTTTGAATCTGAACATCTGGAGGGTTGCCTTGTTTCTTTGCAATAGCACTCCTCCATGCATGAGGTGCGAGAGTAGTCTTGCTTAGTGTGGATCCCCTGGTTAGATAAATAGTAAAATGCATAGAAATCCGTAAATCAGAACTGGAGGTAGTAATGCATGCACATTAGGTAGCACATATGTTTTACACTAAATAGCAAATTAAAAAACTAATAATATGCAAAAGAGAACCATTTTAATGAACCTACCGTGACCAGCATGTGTAGAATAATTTTAGTGACCCGACTAAGTATGGATCAACAAAATCCGAATTTCGACTCAGTTAtgttagaggagtcaagggcctattgggccttagcccattagggttaattagtcgcttACTTAGGGCCCAAGTCAGACCTCTCTATATaatgagaggagatgtatcaatctagaatcaagcaagagattaagaaggaaatcccttctctcttgccggcagtgggcgaagccccgcggccggcctcccccaACGCCCTTACAGCCCTAGCCGCCGTCGctgtgaacagtacccgcggcACTGTAGCGCCGCGGGTACTGTAGTGCGCCAGCCGCCGTCGCGACCCTCGgctctctcctctcaatcctacCAGCcactctgtcacacccaattttaaggataaaatcgaGTGCACATCATATGTATGTCAGGATCAATTATTCATACATATAACGACGTCATGATAGTATCACTGCATTGTTCGAAACTTAAAACTTAAACTTCATTACAAAATGACCCGTGGGTCTGAaagaaaatttcataaattttattCTAACTCCAGTGGAAAGGACTCCATCTTCACAGGAATGTCGACCGGGGGCAGCATCAGCCTAGTACACGTCATCAGGGTCGAAGCCGTCTTCAATGTACTCCTCTTCACCGTCTCCAGCGCCTAGGTGGGGTAGCAGGGGAACAAAGAGGAAGGGTGAGTACATCGAAATGTACTCCACAAGTGTGGGAAAATATGATATGAGGCTTATAACAAGGACAGGCTTACAGAGGTTAAGACCAGCACTTAAgcaacacacctattaccttaaaccttaagcacctatttaactaggtgagatcttccttctcCTCAGAGAACCACTGAAACCAACACTCGGATCCCATCCGAGCACCCCACctggattccatccaagcaaaccaacacttggattccatccaagcctcccaactgaaccagagccatctaatcaagaagaagtTCAGGCCGCTcttgaccatgagcacgactgatatatcagttttacactctgcagaggttgcacactttcaccacgagtcatgtttccccatcacgcttcacactacctaggtgctcagcggggtcacactacaaggcctttacaaagtccctccaagtctgttttacaccttcactaaggtttctaaccactaacagtgggtaccaacaccactgcagaagccccctcttgtgccacacaaaccgacccgatgtagcataacttggaggaaactaattacttggccagggccagagccatatagccctcgaggTTGCGCTGTTAAGCCGGGTTACTTGtccatgaaccggtccttagaatCCAAGCAGGAACGAGCACAATCCATTCCACCAATTCCAACAATCCACCAGAAAACATTTACCCAAAATCTGGCACACACCCCCGCCAAAACCAACCATCCTGCCGGATTCCTATTCACCATGTTGCTATAAACATTACCAACCCaagttgcataaatcattaatcaatattaaatgataacctttccaacccaagactgcaagctaagcaagacagctacccaaccaacccaggttacaaggatgataacatcaagttctagtaaaccctaacataggattcaaattatgactcagcatgcaactaatggtctaactacactaactcaaatcaaaacaaaagtaggagcaagtatggtcaaggacacttgccttcGAACTGGTTCGGATCAGAGGTGTCGAATTCCTGGTCCTGGAAGTTCACGGTGTCGGCACCTTCTGCGCACAAACAACAAGCATGGGCCCACAAAACAATTAAATAACAGTACACCATAGCACATTAAAAGTTTATAAAACCTATACTAAACAGTAGTACTCGTCTCTACGATCGCGCGGATATAAAGAACGCGAAAAACGGAGTTGAAACGAAGAAGTTACGGCCTCCCGAAGACCAGGGACTAATCTGCAGAGGAATCAGGGACTAATCCGCGAAACCAGAAAATATTTATTTGCAATccgatccttcttcttccttgggTCGGGTACTGTAGCTATTCGCGTGCTACAGTGCCGACAGAGGCCTGGGCGGCTGGGAGACCAGCAGAAGAACACAGGGAGGAGAGGGGGTGGCCGCGAGGGCAGGGCTGGGCCGTCCAGGGAGCTGTCTTGGCCGACCGTGGGGTTGGCTTGGCCGGCCGGAGGGAAGGCAGGGCCGGCTGCCTGCAAACACAGAGAAGAAGGTAGTAATGGAGATAGTTCGCCGGAGAACAAAAAGGAGATGGAAACAGGTCAATCGGTGATGGATTCGTGTAATAGGATATATCACGGCGTAGAGAAAGAAGAGATCTACCTCTGGGTGGTGGTGGTTGTCGCCGGAACGCGACGGTTTGCCCGGAAAAGTTCGCCGGAAAGCTAGCCTCTttcgaacttcggcgtccgatctaggAGGCTACGGGTGGCGGCTGTGGAAACGGGTTGTACTTCTGGAACCCTTGCGTCGAGAGGAACACCGGCATATATATAGTCCTagggtttggaaaagtttcagaaTTTCTTAATTTCGGGATTTATTTCCTGTTTAAAAATAATTCCAGGAAATTCCTGAAatcatatttaagccacgaaaaatcatagaaattaaagaaaattctgagaaaatttccGGAGATAGCTATGAACATGATGATCAAAATATGgagtttggagctcatgaaaaggttATTGGAAGGTTTCAATAAAAAGATTAAGCTGTgggaaaaaggaatttaattccCGGAAAAACGAGAAAAATTCCCGGGAGACACGAAACGACTCCTAAACGTGTTTTGAAAGTTATCACATCATAAAACCAAGATGCAAACGGGATGAATGCAACAAAACAATTGAAGCCTATGTTGAATTGAGTTTTAATTGTAAATAGTTTTTCCTCCAACTACAAATTTGGTCATATGTCTACTTTAGTTCTATCCAAATTTAGAAACTTGCAAAAATTAAAAAGTccgggtgttacaaacctaccccccttaagatgaatctcgcccTCGAGATTCAGAAAGGTTGTCAAAGAGATGAGGGAACTCTGTCTTCAAatcatcctctctttcccaagtggcTTCTTCCTCTGAATAATGCTTCCACTGAACTTTGCACATTTTGACTCTTTTGTTCCGAGTAACTCTTTCTGAGGtttccagaattctgataggttCTGAGAAAGACAAATCATCTCTTATATTAAGTTCATCAAGAGGCAATTGTTCTTTAGGGGCTCTTAAGCACTTCTTTAATTGTGATACATGGAATACATCATGTATCCCTAAAAGCTGTGAAGGCAGTTCTAGCTGATAGGCTATCACTCCTTTCCTATCAATCACCTTGAACGGACCGATATACCCTGGTGCAAGCTTTCCTCTAACATTAAATCGTTTGAGACCTCTAAACGATGACACCttaagatatacaaaatctcccacttcaaaagtcatcTCTCGTCgtcttttatctgcataacttttctgtctAGACTAAGCTGTCTTTAAGTTGTTTCGGATTTCTTTTACTTGTTCCTCGGCTTCTTTTATAACATCTGGACCAAATACCTTTCTTTCCCCAACTTGGTTCCAAAACAAAGGAGTTCTGCACTTTTTCCCATATaaggcttcgaatggtgccattttaagacttgcttgataactattattgtaggagaattctgcATGGGGCTGgtaggattgagaggagagagcCGAGGGTCACGACAGCGGCTGGCGCGCTATAGTGCCGTGGGTACTGTTCACAGCGGCGGCAGCTAGGGCTGCAAGGGCGTtgggggaggccggccgcggggcttcgcccacggccggcaagagagaagggatttccttcttaatctcttgcttgattctagattgatacatctcctctcattATATAGAGATGTCTGACTTGACccctaagcaagcgactaattaaccctaatgggctaaggcccaataggcccttgactcctctaacaAGTTATCCTTTGGTATTCTACTTCATACAATAGTTTGGCCAAACCAAACCACTGTGTCTGGAGTACATGACAAATTACCAGATCAAGGGAGGAGCAAAGGGCATGGTACCTGGAGATGCTTGTCATTGATGAGCATTTTCTTTGGCGCTAACCACGGCTGCATTTTACCAGTCGTGCTCCGTCGTGGTTCAGACACTCCAAATGGCGAGAATTTAGTGATGGCCATGGCCTTTGCTCAGTTCTCAACTTCTATGAGGTCTCCTGCCAACAAAACCATTGTAGTCGTCGGGGCTGTATGAAGCATTTAGTTATCAAAAGTCGGCACATGAAAAAAAAAAATGTCTGAAAACAGCAGCATGAATAATCGTAGTTCTGAAGCATATGCATGGTGAAGGTGGACACAAAATCAGGCATAAATTAATCAAATAGTAGCAGCACATGCATGTATACCGTTTCATATAACAGGAGGCAAATGCAGAAGCACCAAAGCAGGTGTTGAGTAATACTAGCATATATGAAGGAGATGGCAAACTGAAGTTGTATTTGCATTGTTGGCCTAAAATGACATACTCCTAAGTTGGATATAGAAATAGCATATTTATCATGGATAGGCACAACATGTCGGCTGAGTTCAATCAGTGAATTCTTTTATCACCCCAATAAAAAAAGGCTTATTCATGGCAAAGAAATGTATAGTATAGGTCTTTCAGAAAATGGGAGTTTTTCAATTAAAAGTGGGGAAATAGAAATGGCTCTATTCTTTATTGGTCTGCTAGCAGGCCTTATAACAACTTGACGTATGAAAGAATGATGGATATTTCAATTATCGTGTAGAAATAGATCAATACCAACAATACAGTGAGCCCAACCACAATTTCTCCGACCAAGTAATCATGAGTTCATGACAAGGACTTAAATCATAAGATCCTCTTAATTTGGAATGGAACACTAAAACTATTCATGTAATGCATACTTTGTTCACAGGGAGCAAAGATAGGAGATGGGAGGAGAGGCATAGAGGAGAAATCATTGGGTGCATGAGCCATACCACAAATAAATACTGACAACAGGGCAATGCAATATTGTTTATTACTTCGTCATCTAGGCATCCAAGGTTTTAAATATGACAAAATAATGCCACTGCACCTTAATCACTCACTTTGGGGAAGGAGAAAAGGTCGGTTGGATCTTCAAATAGGCACTATCGGTCGTGACCCTTGACCAGATCGCAGTCCATTGGCAACCTCCTTGGGCGTGGTGATGATGCTCCTCTGCCTACAGGAGTGTAGGTACTCGATCGAACTGCACCTCGCTCGTGGTCGTGGCCAGTAAAAAGATCGACCTCTTACAAGGTTCATGTAAGAACTTACGCATTTAGAAGCACTGAAGTTTGCAGCTTAATAGTGAAACACTGCCCATGATTCATTTGCACATTAAAGTTACATAAAACAAACAATTAATAGTGAAATTTGCAGCTTCAGAGCCATCAGGTTTTGACGGTAAGTTGTTTAAGGACTTGATGCTATAGGGAAATCTAACAAGcggtaaaaaaaaacaaatccatCTGAAATTTAGGACCTAAAATGGTTTCACCAGTTTTTGGCGGCTCTGAAAATCATGCTCCTGCTCTCGTCAGCCCCATGCTAAATGCAGCAGCAGAGCTAGCTCCTAACACAATAGAGGCGGGACATCAAGAACACAGGGTAAATTCTCACCCGAACCAAATCGTCTAGCCTAAATTCTCACCCAGAAACAATAATAAAGGTACAAAAGCATGACGCATAGAAACATGTAGTTGCCATAATATGGCAAAAAACGATTGATTCAAAAATGTGAAGGGGCATATACAACATCTATCATAACTGTGGCCTTGTTCGCTTTGCTGagaagccatggctgaaaatactgttcgctgatttgttgtgagagaaaaacactgatcgttcgctgaaatagtacggctcataagacaagcgaacaaggCCACGTCAAATAAACTGAAATGACAAATTGCTTGATTGCAAATATAATTCAGCAAATTTTATTTTCAAATGAGACAAGTCTTTGCAATAGAAATCCAATTACTCGATTGCAATCCCATCAGGTGAACGATTATCCAATTAcacaaatttcattttcaaaCTAGCGTTTTTTTTTTATCGGTTACAATTTGGACACACACAACTCACATATTTTACATCCACACCACACGCGTGTCCATACACACGCAAAGAAGAGATTGTGAGTTTTTCTAGAAAAAACCAGAAAAAAATGTGCAACACGAGAGTGTCCTACCAAGGGACCAAAGGCCCTTTCACACCTTCAGAAGCTTTGGTCTACGTGTCCACGTGTGTGACTTCCATACAATTGGAGGCAAAATCACAAGAGCGTATAAGGACGGGCGAAGGCCAAATCACACACGCTACGACGATTCGATGATCCATCCTAATTAGTCCAAATGAAGCCCATGGTCCCGGCCCAAAAAGACAGAGCCAGCAAAGCCTCCCCAGCCCACCACCACCGGGCTTTGCTGTTACTCTCACATCCCCGGGCGGCCCGGCCCACACAGGTTCCGTGCAGGCAGCGACGGTCAGACTCGCGTGTCGCTACTCCCCGCCCGGCCGTCCGCGTACGGCGACGCCTCTCGGTCTCCCGCGCTGCCATGGAAGGAGGAAGAGAGCAGCTGGCGCCGCCGGAGGGGCAGCCCGGTAAGAACCTCATCAAGATCCCGTCCTATCAGGAGGTCTTCGGCACCGGCGCCTCCTCCTCTTCCACGAAGCCGGCCTCCTACAACCCTCCTCTAGCCAGCTCCGCCGCCGCTtcatcctcgtcgtcgtcctcgggaTCGTTCTCGCAGGCTTTCTCCTTCCTCAAGTCCTCCGAGTTCTactcccctccgccgccgcctccccagcccaccaccaccaccccgaGGTACCTTATACTGTCCTCCCTCTCTTACTCTTCTCAATACCTTCGACGCCGGCCTCGACTCTGACGTGTTGGGTTTCCTGGCGCAGGCCGCCTCAGGCTAGCCCCTCAGCGTCGACGCCCCAGAGCAAGAACGCCATTCTAGTCAGTCATAGGCAGGTACTGGGGTGTGATTTCTGGCACCATGACACTTTTGACTTCTTGTTTTCAGGTTCCTGTCCCCTTATTCTATAGCAAATTTCGTGTCTTTTGTTCATTCTTGTTCGGCAGAGAGGGAACCCTCTGCTGAAGCACATCAGGAATGCTAGGTGGACGTTCGCAGAAGTCGTGCCGGACTACGTGCTTGGGCAGTCATCATGTGCCTTGTACTTAAGGTTAGCACTCTCTGCGTCTTATCGTGTCTTCAGTGCCAGTCTTTAGAAATTCTGAATTGGACTTGTGTAGATTGGTTGAATGTGCATCTACCAGGAGGCATCATTTTCCTGCCTGTATATTATTAGACAGTGCCATGAGGTATtcttttgttgtgagaaaaaattcTCTGGTTTTACTTCTCTGTGCTGTGCTGTATTGTAGCGATTTTCAATGTTGATTAGTGTTAGGACAAAATGGTGCCGTAGAGTGTGTTTGTTGAGGCACCGTTGTTGTTCTGTGATTTTTACTGTTCTGTTTCTGTTGTTATGGATGCAGTATCAGGTACCATCTTCTACATCCAGACTACTTGTACTATCGGATAAGAGAGCTGCAGAAGAATTTCAGGCTGAGTGTCATCTTGTGCCATGTTGATGTTGTAAGTTTCAGTCACTTGACCAACATACTTGCTTTGCCATAGTAAATTCACTTTGAAGCATCTCAACTCTCAACTTAAAAATCTAGCGTTTTCACTGTTCATAGGAAGATGTAATCAAGCCTTTGCATGAAATTACAAGAACAGCGCTGCTTCATGACTGCACCCTCTTGTGCGGTTGGAGGTATTTTCCCATAGTAACTCTAATGTGCTTGGATTCAGTAAATGTTTTTTTGGTCCTGTTCTTTGTGAACCGTCCTGTATTGTTATATCAGTTCTACATAAATATGAATATAGTTCTGGGATCACCTTGTGCTGGGTCTTTTTTTATTGCATCCAAACGAATCTTATTTATCATCTAATATTCAACTAAAATAATTGCACATATTTGTCTTTGTTTTTTCTAGAAAAGAATTAAATGGTCCTCCATCACACAAATCAGAGAAGTTCCGTAACAATTGCATGATGAATTGATGATGTAAATATGGTTATAAAGATTGAAGAGTAAGTTGTCTGAACAAACTGTTCTCTCTTGTAGCCTGGAGGAATGTGGTCGGTACTTGGAGACTATTAAAGTATATGAAAACAAGCCAGCTGACATTATTCGTGAGCACATGGATAACGACTATCTATCACGGGTATATATGCTTCCTGGGAACCCTCTCAGGAATAAGATAATTTAATGATCTATGTCATTGGTTGATCAGAAAAACTGGTATTAAATAGCGCTATTACGATTTGCAAGAAATATACCCCTGTGGCGCTCTCTCTATTTCAAACCATGTTTCTAGCATTGGCATTGCGAATGGTTTCAATACAGCTCTCTCTGTTCTGCCCTTTTGGGTTGATGGTAGTGAAATATTTTATCAACTATTAAAGTCTCAGTGCCTTGTTTATATTTTTACGTATAGTTTTGGATAATTGCAGTTGACACACGCGCTTACATCCATTCGGCATGTTAATAAAACAGATGTTGTCACACTTGGTTCATCTTTTGGGGTAAGTTGGACAAAGAATCGCCCTGACCTGTAAGCCTTACAACTTCCTCCATAAGTATACTTGTCTGGCAATATGTTCTGTTTTGGCACTTCAATATGGCAGTAGCATTAACACAAGAAATCCAGCAAATAAATATGCATCATATAAATGGTATTGTTCTTCATGTATCTGCAGTCACTCTCACaaatcatgaatgcttctatgGAGGAGCTGGCTCGATGCCCAGGAATTGGTGAGCGGAAGGTACTACAACGTGCACACACTGGTTATCCCTTTGACAGAAACCGCAAACTCCctattttgagtttttttttcctgCCGAACCCTGTTTCCCTGGCTTaatatgtgtgtatatatgtTCAACTGTTGTAGGTAAAGCGACTCTATGACACCTTTCATGAGCCATTCAAACGGGTTTCAGCCCGACCAAACCTTGTAGTACCCGATACCCCTGACCGAGAGAAAGCAAAAGGTCAACCTTCTTCTACAGATGACAGTTTGCAAGATGCGGTAGAAAAGCCAGATGCgtcgaagaagaagaaaggctctGATGTAAGGTCAGCCCTTACCGCTGCCTTTGCTAAGTATTCAGAGAAGATCCGCAGCCAGGGCCGCTATGCAGCAAACGAGGCCGGTGAAAGTACTAGCAGCTCAACCATGGAAGCTGACAGGGTGAGAGACTAGATTAGCAGTAGGATGTTAACGGTACTGGAGAAATGCTAGTTTGTGCCTTCCTGTtaggtgcttgttgttgttgctgctgtacTTGCAGAAATTTTCCTATGTATGTCCCCCCTTGTAACTATTGACCCTCAGAACTTCAGAAGCATGGAAAATGTTCTAGCACGTAACAAATCCTTTTGCTTCCTCTTGTGAGAAGAAATGACAAGGCGATGCAAAAATTTTGTGCAAGTAAAATGAATGCAAGGGCACGCAGCTACCTCGGATCGTGATTCGTCTGCCCTTCACGAGGCCGAACGTCGCGGACTTGCCGAACCCTTGCCGAAGTGATTAGGCTGCCGATTTGCGCGTGCGGCACCAGTATTTCCCGCGGCGTGCTAGGCAGCTACTCGCGTCATATTTGTTTTTTAGGCTGAAGAGGGGTCAGAGCATCTTGAACCTTAAGTCCTAACAATATCTAAAAAATTGAGCATTGAAAATCTAGTTTAATAGTTTTGTAACATTCTACCAAcagttttatttttttcattccAAAAAAAAACATATCATAATTTATACCAAACCACCAATCATGGACGAAATAACTTGACATCATGACTGTTATCCTTTTTTTTACCCCGAAAATAAAGCAGGAGAGACCCCCACCGTAAGAGATTTTTATTAATTTTCAAAAAGAGAAAAAAACTGTACAAAGTAAGGAGGCGCTAAAAGGAGGTTTTCCAAGAGATAAAGGAGGGACTTCCTCTGTCGAAGATGAAGTTATTTCTCTGCTTCCAGATATGCCAGGAGCCAATGATGAAGATCTCCATGAAGAAGGGGTTTCGGCTTTGCTTGCATCATCATTTAGAAAAAATCACTTGTAAGGTTCCAATGAATACCTAGGAATCTCCAAGAACAGCTAAAGAACACGTGGAAAGCCGTCTCTTCAACATTGTTATTACATAGGACATACAccttgttcgcttgatcgtttctgtggcttataagccagctgatgttgttttgttgtgagagaaaaacactgtatcatggctgataagtatGGTTgatacgatcaaacgaacagggTAATAATTGTAATTGTTGCCTTCGAGCTTGTGTTTTTTCCTTTTGAGAACGTTGCTTGTATTTAGCCTATCCATAAGAACCAAGCAAAAACACTGACTTTATTGGAACATTTAGAGTCCCAAATACAGATAAAAGGAGCCGGGGGGCTGCACATTTTTTAAgggaaagttgtagaactttgttGATGTATAGTTGTTGCTTCCCCAAATatatgccctgttcgtttggctgataagtcatggctgaaagtactattggctgatttattatgagagaaaaataatgtttgttggctgaaaaagtacggtttataagtTAAGCGAGGAATCTTTAGTATTTGGTTGCACTTGAAGTGTCTGAATGTAATCTTGAAGGGTTTGATACTCTTGATATGACTGTTATCCTCGGTACCCTAGCTCACACCTAGAACCTTCGTAACATAATCTTCTTTACCTAAGCAGTCTCATGTCTGAAAATAATGGCCGGAGATCTAATTTCGTTAGTTAGAGCAGCCGGCGATTGCCACCCCAATGAGTGGCCATATCATCCTTTCGAGCTTGAGTAAAAaaggaggaaaagaaaagaaagtgagaaataaaaagagaaaaaTCACTTCATGTGCTCGATTTCCAATGTTAAAACAAATACTGTAGATCAATTATAGACAAGATTTACCCAGAGCATGTAACAGGTTGTAATGCCAGTAAAACAATCTAGTACGTAACACGGTGACAGTGACAAATTGAGTAAACGCATACTTTATTTGATATATGCAAACAACTCTGTTTGGATGTTTGCGAATTAGCCCTATATTATACAATATCTTCGAATGCGCCA harbors:
- the LOC136538736 gene encoding DNA excision repair protein ERCC-1-like isoform X3 → MEGGREQLAPPEGQPGKNLIKIPSYQEVFGTGASSSSTKPASYNPPLASSAAASSSSSSSGSFSQAFSFLKSSEFYSPPPPPPQPTTTTPRPPQASPSASTPQSKNAILVSHRQRGNPLLKHIRNARWTFAEVVPDYVLGQSSCALYLRLVECASTRRHHFPACILLDSAMSIRYHLLHPDYLYYRIRELQKNFRLSVILCHVDVEDVIKPLHEITRTALLHDCTLLCGWSLEECGRYLETIKVYENKPADIIREHMDNDYLSRLTHALTSIRHVNKTDVVTLGSSFGSLSQIMNASMEELARCPGIGERKVLQRAHTGKATL
- the LOC136538736 gene encoding DNA excision repair protein ERCC-1-like isoform X1, giving the protein MEGGREQLAPPEGQPGKNLIKIPSYQEVFGTGASSSSTKPASYNPPLASSAAASSSSSSSGSFSQAFSFLKSSEFYSPPPPPPQPTTTTPRPPQASPSASTPQSKNAILVSHRQRGNPLLKHIRNARWTFAEVVPDYVLGQSSCALYLRLVECASTRRHHFPACILLDSAMSIRYHLLHPDYLYYRIRELQKNFRLSVILCHVDVEDVIKPLHEITRTALLHDCTLLCGWSLEECGRYLETIKVYENKPADIIREHMDNDYLSRLTHALTSIRHVNKTDVVTLGSSFGSLSQIMNASMEELARCPGIGERKVKRLYDTFHEPFKRVSARPNLVVPDTPDREKAKGQPSSTDDSLQDAVEKPDASKKKKGSDVRSALTAAFAKYSEKIRSQGRYAANEAGESTSSSTMEADRVRD
- the LOC136538736 gene encoding DNA excision repair protein ERCC-1-like isoform X2; the protein is MEGGREQLAPPEGQPGKNLIKIPSYQEVFGTGASSSSTKPASYNPPLASSAAASSSSSSSGSFSQAFSFLKSSEFYSPPPPPPQPTTTTPRPPQASPSASTPQSKNAILVSHRQRGNPLLKHIRNARWTFAEVVPDYVLGQSSCALYLSIRYHLLHPDYLYYRIRELQKNFRLSVILCHVDVEDVIKPLHEITRTALLHDCTLLCGWSLEECGRYLETIKVYENKPADIIREHMDNDYLSRLTHALTSIRHVNKTDVVTLGSSFGSLSQIMNASMEELARCPGIGERKVKRLYDTFHEPFKRVSARPNLVVPDTPDREKAKGQPSSTDDSLQDAVEKPDASKKKKGSDVRSALTAAFAKYSEKIRSQGRYAANEAGESTSSSTMEADRVRD